The following proteins are co-located in the Callithrix jacchus isolate 240 chromosome 10, calJac240_pri, whole genome shotgun sequence genome:
- the LOC118145669 gene encoding melanoma inhibitory activity protein 2-like → MADISKMIQSLEDESKSLKSQVAEAKIIFKISQMNEEQLKIAIKDALHENSQLQESQKELLQDVEVWKEQVSELNKQKITSEDSGAHAEQVLNDKDNHIKTLTECLLKMKDWAAVLGEDIMEEENLKLAMNTESEDGANLDHSPKGALKKLIHAAKLNASLKILEGERNQIDFQLSEVEKTKEELTQCIKNLQTQQASLQSENTHLESENQKLQQKLKIMTQFYKENEMRLYKKLTLQENSWLEKEEKLSKVDKKIVHATEELETYRKRAKDLEEELKRTIHYYQRWTTVYEKKAHRNRLAAQTAEGNLNDLRKENAHSRQKLTEIEFKFKLLAKYPDAFDVPNRAFGREHSPYGPSPMGGPSFETRAFLCPPTLLEGPLRLSPLLPMGKGRGSRGPENPLHRQSTNERGESTCGRLPDLHRAPSDTGFLSPQWEQDRRMMFPPPGHQVYCGCRQMRK, encoded by the coding sequence ATGGCAGATATTTCAAAAATGATACAGTCTCTAGAAGATGAGTCAAAATCTCTCAAATCACAAGTAGCTGAAGCCAAAATCATCTTCAAGATATCTCAAATGAATGAAGAACAACTGAAGATAGCAATAAAAGATGCCTTGCATGAAAATtctcaacttcaggaaagtcaGAAAGAGCTTTTGCAAGATGTTGAAGTATGGAAAGAACAAGTGAGTGaacttaataaacagaaaataacatcAGAAGACTCTGGAGCACATGCAGAGCAAGTTCTAAATGATAAAGACAATCACATCAAGACTCTGACGGAATGCTTGCTGAAGATGAAAGACTGGGCTGCTGTGCTTGGAGAAGACATAATGGAAGAGGAGAACTTGAAATTAGCAATGAACACCGAATCAGAAGATGGTGCTAACTTAGATCATTCTCCAAAAGGAGCTTTGAAGAAACTGATTCATGCTGCTAAGTTAAACGCTTCTTTAAAAAtcttggaaggagaaagaaaccaaATTGATTTTCAGTTATCTGAGGttgaaaaaacaaaggaagagctTACACAGTGTATTAAAAATCTTCAGACTCAACAAGCATCTTTGCAGTCAGAAAATACACATTTAGAAAGTGAGAATCAGAAGCTTCAACAGAAACTTAAAATAATGACTCAGttctataaagaaaatgaaatgagactCTATAAGAAATTAACACTACAGGAAAACAGCTggttagagaaagaagagaaactttCTAAAGTAGACAAAAAAATCGTCCATGCCACCGAGGAACTGGAGACCTATAGAAAGCGAGCCAAAGATCTCGAAGAAGAACTCAAGAGAACTATTCATTACTATCAACGGTGGACTACTGTCTATGAGAAAAAAGCACATCGTAATCGGTTGGCAGCTCAGACTGCTGAAGGAAACCTCAatgatttaaggaaagaaaatgctcacagcagacaaaaattaactgaaatagaGTTTAAATTTAAACTCTTAGCAAAATATCCTGATGCATTTGATGTTCCAAATAGGGCATTTGGCAGAGAACATTCCCCGTATGGTCCCTCACCAATGGGTGGACCTTCATTTGAAACGAGAGCTTTTCTCTGTCCTCCAACTTTGTTGGAGGGTCCACTCAGACTCTCACCTTTGCTTCCCATGGGGAAAGGAAGAGGCTCAAGAGGCCCAGAGAATCCTCTGCATCGTCAGAGTACCAATGAAAGAGGAGAATCAACCTGTGGTAGGTTACCAGATCTTCACAGGGCTCCTTCTGACACTGGGTTCCTGTCACCTCAGTGGGAACAGGATCGTAGGATGATGTTTCCTCCACCAGGACACCAGGTCTACTGTGGTTGTAGACAAATGAGAAAGTAA
- the LOC100896250 gene encoding olfactory receptor 51V1-like, whose product MSISSSNFNSSRFVLTGFPGLEVHYPWLCIPFSSIYALVFLGNCMVLHVIRTESSLHQPMFYFLAMLALTDLCMGFSTVYTVLGILLGLIQEISLDSCIAQSYFIHGLSFMESSVLLAMAFDRYIAICYPLRYSSILTNDKIMKIGVAILCRSSLLIPPVIIRLKFLNYCRPHILSHSFCLHQDLIRTACSDVHFNNVYGLALVISNLLLDAVLILISYIRILHTVLAIASQEERLKSLQTCVSHICAVLVFYIPIIGLTMVHRFGKHLSPLVHVLMGNTYILFPPMMNPVIYSIKTQQIRRRLQRLFCLKRA is encoded by the coding sequence ATGTCTATCTCTAGCTCAAACTTCAATAGTTCCAgatttgttctcactggttttccTGGCCTAGAAGTTCACTATCCCTGGCTCTGCATTCCTTTCTCCTCCATCTATGCTCTGGTGTTCCTGGGAAACTGCATGGTGCTCCATGTGATCCGGACTGAATCAAGCCTACACCAGCCTATGTTCTATTTTCTGGCCATGCTGGCCCTCACTGACCTGTGTATGGGGTTTTCTACTGTGTACACAGTGCTGGGGATCCTGCTGGGGTTAATTCAAGAGATCAGCCTGGATTCCTGCATTGCCCAGTCTTATTTCATCCATGGTCTGTCCTTCATGGAGTCCTCTGTCCTCCTCGCTATGGCCTTTGACCGCTACATTGCCATTTGCTACCCATTGCGCTACTCATCCATCCTAACTAACGACAAAATCATGAAAATTGGAGTGGCAATCTTATGTAGGAGTTCTTTACTAATACCTCCAGTCATCATCCGTCTGAAGTTCTTAAATTATTGCCGTCCTCACATCCTTTCTCACTCTTTCTGCCTGCACCAAGACTTAATTAGAACGGCCTGTTCAGACGTCCACTTCAACAATGTCTATGGTCTGGCCCTTGTGATCAGCAACCTGTTGTTAGATGCAGTGCTCATACTCATCTCCTACATTAGGATTTTGCATACAGTCTTAGCCATTGCATCACAGGAGGAGAGACTCAAGTCTTTGCAGACCTGTGTATCTCACATCTGTGCTGTTTTGGTTTTCTACATTCCAATCATTGGTCTGACCATGGTGCATCGCTTTGGGAAACACCTCTCACCATTGGTTCACGTCCTCATGGGTAATACCTATATCCTTTTCCCTCCCATGATGAACCCTGTTATTTATAGTATCAAGACCCAACAGATACGAAGAAGGCTCCAGAGATTGTTCTGCTTGAAAAGAGCCTAA